A genomic segment from Rhodospirillum centenum SW encodes:
- a CDS encoding NCS2 family permease, giving the protein MLESYFKLSTHGTSVRTEVLAGFTIFLTMAYIVFVNPQILATTGMDAGAVFVATCVAAAVGTLVMGLYANYPIALAPGMGLNAYFAYAVVGGMGYSWQVALGAVFLSGVAFIVLSLLPVREAIINAIPRSLKLAISAGIGLFLALIALQNAGIVADHPATLVTLGDLTRPEAVLASLGFLLLVALAARRVTGAVILAILAVTLAGVLLGVTPFDGRIVSLPPDPSPTFLQMDVTGALHVGLVAIVFAFLFVDLFDTAGTLVGVAHRAGLLTPDGRLPRLGRALLADSTATVAGAMLGTSTVTSYIESAAGVNVGGRTGLAAFVVALLFLACLFLAPLAAAIPAYATAPALLYVACLMTHGLAEVDWDDVTEYAPAVVTAVAMPLTFSIAHGIGFGFIAYVGIKLLSGRLAALNPAIVILAGLFVVKFATA; this is encoded by the coding sequence TTGCTGGAATCCTACTTCAAGCTGAGCACGCACGGCACCTCCGTCCGGACGGAGGTGCTGGCCGGTTTCACGATTTTTTTAACGATGGCCTACATCGTCTTCGTGAATCCACAGATCCTGGCGACCACCGGCATGGATGCCGGCGCGGTGTTCGTGGCGACCTGCGTCGCCGCCGCGGTCGGCACGCTGGTGATGGGGCTCTACGCCAACTACCCCATCGCGCTCGCCCCCGGCATGGGGCTGAACGCCTACTTCGCCTACGCCGTGGTCGGCGGCATGGGCTATTCCTGGCAGGTGGCGCTGGGGGCCGTCTTCCTGTCCGGTGTGGCCTTCATCGTGCTGAGCCTGTTGCCGGTGCGCGAGGCCATCATCAACGCCATCCCCCGCAGCCTGAAGCTCGCCATCTCGGCCGGGATCGGCCTGTTCCTGGCGCTGATCGCGCTCCAGAACGCGGGCATCGTGGCGGATCATCCGGCGACGCTGGTGACGCTGGGCGACCTGACCCGGCCGGAGGCGGTGCTCGCCTCCCTGGGCTTCCTGCTGCTGGTCGCGCTGGCGGCCCGGCGCGTCACCGGGGCGGTGATCCTGGCCATCCTGGCCGTGACCCTGGCGGGCGTGCTGCTGGGCGTGACGCCGTTCGACGGCCGCATCGTCTCCCTGCCCCCGGACCCGTCCCCGACCTTCCTCCAGATGGACGTGACCGGGGCGCTGCATGTCGGGCTGGTCGCCATCGTCTTCGCCTTCCTGTTCGTGGACCTGTTCGACACGGCCGGCACCCTGGTCGGCGTCGCCCATCGGGCCGGGCTGCTGACGCCCGACGGCCGGCTGCCGCGGCTGGGACGGGCGCTGCTGGCGGACAGCACGGCGACGGTGGCCGGCGCCATGCTGGGGACCAGCACGGTGACCAGCTACATCGAGAGTGCCGCCGGCGTGAATGTCGGCGGGCGGACCGGGCTTGCGGCCTTCGTGGTGGCGCTGCTGTTCCTGGCCTGCCTGTTCCTGGCGCCGCTGGCGGCCGCCATCCCGGCCTATGCGACCGCCCCCGCCCTGCTCTATGTCGCCTGCCTGATGACGCATGGACTTGCGGAGGTGGACTGGGACGATGTGACCGAATACGCGCCGGCCGTGGTGACGGCGGTGGCGATGCCGCTGACCTTCTCCATCGCCCACGGCATCGGTTTCGGCTTCATCGCCTATGTCGGGATCAAGCTGCTGTCGGGGCGGCTGGCTGCCCTGAATCCGGCCATCGTGATCCTGGCCGGGCTGTTCGTCGTGAAATTCGCTACCGCCTGA
- a CDS encoding DNA-3-methyladenine glycosylase I, with protein sequence MTLSYCDIAPGHPWHGPYHESEYGVPLDDEAALFERLVLEINQAGLSWLTILKKRAAFRAAYDGFDVDRVAAYGPADIDRLLADPGIIRNRLKIAAAIHNAQVIQGMRASHGGFAGWLAAHHPRSKGDWVALFKRTFRFTGGEIVGEFLMSIGYLPGAHRPECPVQARLAGLALPWREARAAGFDGYAGF encoded by the coding sequence ATGACGCTCAGCTACTGCGACATCGCCCCCGGCCACCCCTGGCATGGCCCCTATCACGAGAGCGAGTACGGCGTTCCGCTGGACGACGAGGCGGCGCTGTTCGAGCGGCTGGTGCTGGAGATCAACCAGGCCGGCCTTTCCTGGCTGACCATCCTGAAGAAGCGGGCGGCGTTCCGCGCCGCCTATGACGGGTTCGACGTGGACCGCGTGGCCGCCTATGGACCGGCCGACATCGACCGGCTGCTGGCCGATCCCGGCATCATCCGCAACCGGCTGAAGATCGCGGCCGCGATCCACAATGCGCAGGTGATCCAGGGCATGCGGGCGAGCCATGGCGGCTTCGCCGGCTGGCTGGCTGCCCATCATCCGCGCAGCAAGGGCGACTGGGTGGCGCTGTTCAAGCGCACCTTCCGCTTCACCGGCGGCGAGATCGTCGGCGAATTCCTGATGAGCATCGGCTATCTGCCGGGGGCGCACCGGCCGGAGTGCCCCGTGCAGGCACGGCTGGCCGGACTCGCGCTGCCCTGGAGGGAGGCCCGGGCGGCGGGCTTCGACGGCTACGCGGGTTTCTGA
- a CDS encoding DUF1467 family protein — protein sequence MGWLTLAAIYFTAWWIVLFAVLPFGVKPHDDPEPGTAASAPARPMLARKFLWTSVISAVIVGAVWGLFAAGVLDWQALMRPPEGS from the coding sequence ATGGGCTGGCTCACCCTTGCTGCCATCTATTTCACGGCCTGGTGGATCGTGCTGTTCGCCGTGCTGCCCTTCGGCGTGAAGCCCCACGACGACCCGGAGCCGGGTACGGCCGCCAGCGCACCGGCGCGGCCCATGCTGGCCCGCAAGTTCCTCTGGACCAGCGTCATCTCGGCCGTGATCGTCGGTGCGGTGTGGGGGCTGTTCGCCGCCGGGGTGCTGGACTGGCAGGCGCTGATGCGGCCGCCTGAAGGGTCGTGA
- the mce gene encoding methylmalonyl-CoA epimerase encodes MIGRLNHVAIVVPDLAAASGTYRDTLGARVSAPVDLPAHGVTTVFVELPNTKIELLHPLGADSPIAKFLEKNPSGGIHHICYEVEDILAARDRLKAQGMRVLGDGEPKIGAHDRPVLFLHPKDLFGTLVELEQA; translated from the coding sequence ATGATCGGCCGCCTCAATCACGTCGCCATCGTGGTCCCCGACCTCGCCGCCGCCAGCGGCACCTACCGGGACACCCTCGGGGCACGGGTGAGCGCGCCGGTGGACCTGCCCGCCCACGGCGTCACCACCGTCTTCGTCGAACTGCCCAACACGAAGATCGAGCTGCTGCACCCGCTGGGGGCCGACAGCCCGATCGCAAAGTTCCTGGAGAAGAACCCCTCGGGCGGCATCCACCACATCTGCTACGAGGTGGAGGACATCCTCGCCGCGCGCGACCGGCTGAAGGCGCAGGGGATGCGGGTCCTGGGCGACGGCGAGCCGAAGATCGGCGCGCACGACAGGCCGGTGCTGTTCCTGCATCCCAAGGACCTGTTCGGCACCCTGGTCGAGCTGGAACAGGCCTGA
- a CDS encoding ribonuclease J, which produces MDNAIALGDADFDPGALYFVPLGGSGEIGMNLNLYGHAGRWLMVDLGISFGDETTPGVEILLPDPAFIAERREDLAGLVITHAHEDHLGAVPYLWPELRCPVYCTPFAASVLRVKLQERGLSGDVQIIEVPLSGRFQVGPFDLELVTVTHSIPEPNALVIRTPAGTVLHSGDWKLDPDPVIGTTADEAALKRLGREGVTALVCDSTNALVPGVAGAEAAVRDSLITLFGRYTGRIAVGCFATNVARLHSIAVAAQANDRHVALVGRSLWRIDAAARANGYLTDLPPFVTEHDAGFLPRDKCVLICTGSQGEPRAALSRIAGGDHPEIDLVPGDVVVFSAREIPGNEKDIAKVQNALIRRGIEVVTADDAFVHVSGHPARDELTSLYQWVRPRAVIPVHGERRHLTANAQLAQQCQVGETVIPEDGAVIRIGPGPAEIVGHVPSGRLCLDGRRIVPVHGGAMRSRHRMMNNGAAVATVLLTAKGDLATDPRVSVMGLLDPEETEAAVADLVDLLRRTVETMPMPSRRDDEAVREAVRLAIRRSFNASQGRKPLTEVHVVRL; this is translated from the coding sequence ATGGATAATGCGATTGCCCTCGGCGACGCCGATTTCGATCCCGGGGCCCTGTACTTCGTGCCGCTGGGCGGGTCCGGCGAGATCGGGATGAACCTCAATCTCTACGGCCACGCCGGCCGGTGGCTGATGGTCGATCTCGGGATCAGCTTCGGCGACGAGACGACGCCCGGCGTGGAGATCCTGCTGCCGGACCCGGCCTTCATCGCGGAGCGCAGGGAGGATCTGGCCGGCCTCGTCATCACCCACGCGCATGAGGACCATCTCGGCGCCGTGCCCTATCTCTGGCCGGAACTGCGCTGTCCGGTCTACTGCACCCCCTTCGCGGCTTCCGTGCTGCGGGTGAAGCTCCAGGAGCGCGGCCTCTCCGGCGACGTGCAGATCATCGAGGTGCCGCTGTCCGGCCGCTTCCAGGTCGGCCCCTTCGACCTGGAGCTGGTGACCGTCACCCACTCCATCCCGGAGCCGAACGCCCTGGTCATCCGCACCCCGGCGGGCACCGTGCTGCACAGCGGCGACTGGAAGCTGGACCCCGATCCGGTGATCGGCACCACCGCCGACGAGGCGGCGCTGAAGCGGCTGGGGCGGGAAGGGGTGACCGCCCTCGTCTGCGACAGCACCAACGCGCTCGTGCCCGGCGTCGCGGGGGCGGAGGCGGCCGTGCGCGACAGCCTCATCACCCTGTTCGGGCGCTACACCGGGCGCATCGCGGTCGGCTGCTTCGCCACCAACGTGGCCCGGCTGCACTCCATCGCCGTCGCCGCGCAGGCCAACGACCGCCATGTCGCTCTGGTCGGGCGGTCGCTCTGGCGGATCGACGCGGCGGCGCGGGCGAACGGCTACCTGACCGACCTGCCGCCCTTCGTCACCGAGCATGATGCGGGCTTCCTGCCGCGCGACAAGTGCGTGCTGATCTGCACGGGCAGCCAGGGCGAGCCCCGGGCGGCGCTGTCCCGCATCGCGGGGGGCGACCATCCGGAGATCGACCTCGTGCCGGGCGATGTCGTCGTCTTCTCCGCCCGCGAGATTCCGGGCAACGAGAAGGACATCGCCAAGGTCCAGAACGCCCTGATCCGCCGCGGCATCGAGGTGGTGACGGCGGACGACGCCTTCGTCCATGTCTCGGGCCATCCGGCGCGGGACGAGCTGACCAGCCTCTACCAGTGGGTCAGGCCGCGGGCCGTGATCCCCGTCCATGGCGAGCGCCGGCACCTGACGGCGAACGCCCAGCTCGCGCAGCAGTGCCAGGTGGGCGAGACGGTGATCCCCGAGGACGGCGCCGTCATCCGCATCGGACCCGGCCCGGCGGAGATCGTGGGCCATGTGCCGTCCGGGCGGCTCTGCCTGGACGGGCGGCGGATCGTTCCGGTCCATGGCGGCGCCATGCGCTCGCGCCACCGCATGATGAACAACGGTGCCGCCGTCGCCACGGTGCTGCTGACGGCCAAGGGCGACCTCGCCACCGATCCCCGGGTCTCCGTCATGGGGCTGCTGGACCCGGAAGAGACGGAAGCGGCGGTCGCCGATCTGGTGGACTTGCTCCGCCGGACCGTCGAGACTATGCCCATGCCGTCGCGGCGGGACGACGAGGCGGTGCGCGAAGCCGTGCGCCTTGCCATCCGGCGCAGCTTCAACGCCAGCCAGGGGCGCAAGCCCCTGACGGAAGTACATGTCGTCCGCCTCTGA
- a CDS encoding type III pantothenate kinase — protein MLLAIDAGNTNVVFAVFEGDVKRGQWRVSTDGRRTADEHAVWLVALMAMKGLTPKDIHAAILSSVVPAQTGPLTTLCEEHFGCTPMRVGDPGVRLGLEVRIDNPKEAGADRLVNAVAAVATYPPPLVVIDIGTGTTFDVVDANGDFAGGVIAPGPVLSLDALHRVAAQLPKVDILRPDRVIGKGTVAAMQSGMFWGYTGMIEGILTRIKAELSPTGDPPVTVIGTGGLVRLFAEGSSLVDAIDADLTLRGLRLIHQRNAAR, from the coding sequence ATGCTGCTCGCCATCGACGCCGGCAACACCAACGTCGTCTTCGCCGTCTTCGAAGGCGATGTGAAGCGGGGGCAGTGGCGCGTCTCCACCGACGGCCGCCGCACGGCCGACGAACATGCCGTCTGGCTGGTGGCCCTGATGGCGATGAAGGGGCTGACGCCGAAGGACATCCACGCCGCCATCCTGTCCAGCGTCGTGCCGGCGCAGACCGGCCCCCTGACGACGCTGTGCGAGGAGCATTTCGGCTGCACCCCGATGCGGGTGGGCGATCCCGGGGTGCGGCTGGGGCTGGAGGTGCGGATCGACAACCCGAAGGAGGCCGGGGCCGACCGTCTGGTCAACGCCGTGGCCGCTGTCGCTACCTATCCGCCGCCGCTGGTCGTCATCGATATCGGCACCGGCACCACCTTCGACGTGGTGGACGCGAACGGAGATTTCGCCGGCGGTGTCATCGCCCCGGGGCCGGTGCTGTCCCTGGACGCGCTGCACCGGGTGGCGGCACAGTTGCCCAAGGTGGACATCCTGCGGCCCGACCGGGTGATCGGGAAGGGCACGGTGGCCGCCATGCAGTCCGGCATGTTCTGGGGATATACGGGGATGATCGAAGGCATCCTCACGCGGATCAAGGCCGAACTGTCGCCCACGGGCGACCCGCCCGTCACCGTCATCGGCACCGGCGGCCTCGTGCGGCTGTTCGCGGAAGGCAGCAGCCTCGTGGACGCCATCGACGCAGACCTGACCCTCCGGGGGCTGCGGCTCATCCACCAACGCAACGCAGCCCGGTAA
- a CDS encoding biotin--[acetyl-CoA-carboxylase] ligase, whose translation MSDTAETGVMVRSPDLPPWYRLVQLEVCGSTNDEAKALAQAGAPEGTLVRARRQEAGRGRRGRGWSSPEGNLYTSLVLRPGVPPVVAAQVSFVAALAVGQTVSDLVPGLARLKWPNDVLVDGAKIAGILLESEPAADGRVDWLVVGVGINVLHHPDAPGYPSCSLLSRGAVSPDPADVLARYAGHFQSWYNRWRAQGFAPVRAAWLNAAHGLGGPLTVRLAGESFAGRFVDLDDDGGLIVETTEGRRRVTAGDVFFG comes from the coding sequence ATGTCCGATACGGCGGAAACCGGGGTGATGGTCCGGTCGCCCGACCTCCCGCCCTGGTACCGGCTGGTCCAGCTGGAGGTCTGCGGCAGCACGAACGACGAGGCGAAGGCCCTGGCCCAGGCCGGGGCTCCGGAGGGGACCCTGGTCCGGGCCCGGCGGCAGGAGGCCGGCCGCGGGCGCCGCGGGCGCGGCTGGAGTTCGCCGGAGGGCAATCTCTACACCAGCCTCGTGCTCCGGCCCGGCGTTCCGCCGGTCGTGGCGGCGCAGGTGTCCTTCGTCGCGGCGCTTGCCGTGGGCCAGACCGTCTCGGATCTGGTCCCCGGCCTTGCCCGGCTGAAGTGGCCCAACGACGTGCTGGTGGACGGGGCGAAGATCGCCGGCATCCTGCTGGAATCCGAACCGGCCGCGGACGGCCGGGTGGACTGGCTGGTCGTGGGCGTCGGCATCAACGTCCTGCACCATCCGGACGCACCGGGCTATCCGTCCTGCTCGCTGCTGTCCCGCGGGGCGGTGTCGCCCGATCCCGCGGACGTGCTGGCACGCTATGCCGGGCACTTCCAGTCCTGGTACAACCGCTGGCGGGCGCAGGGCTTTGCGCCCGTGCGGGCGGCCTGGCTGAACGCCGCGCACGGGCTGGGCGGACCCTTGACGGTCCGGCTGGCGGGGGAGAGCTTCGCCGGCCGCTTCGTGGATCTGGACGACGATGGCGGCCTGATCGTCGAGACGACCGAAGGGCGCCGCCGGGTCACGGCCGGCGACGTCTTCTTCGGCTGA
- the nuoN gene encoding NADH-quinone oxidoreductase subunit NuoN — protein sequence MVAIPDFLPALPEMFLACAAMALLMLGVFRGADSTRLVSWLAVGAALVAGVLVLAASGDRAVTFAGMFIADDFAVFAKVLILTATALTVVLSVNYLEREQMDRFEYPVLMLLATVGMMLMVSANDLISLYVGLELQSLSLYVIAAFRRDYAKSSEAGLKYFLLGSLSSCILLYGASLIYGFSGTTNFERLAVMFSSDVPAATGVVVGLVFVAAGLAFKISAVPFHMWTPDVYEGAPTSVTAFFAVAPKVAALALFVRVLVDPFGELLAQWQQVVWFSAVASMLLGSLAAIQQRNIKRMMAYSSIGHIGYALVGLAAGTEEGVRGVLIYLAIYLAMNVGTFAVILSMRVNGRMVENIDDLSGLSRSHPMMALAMAFFMFSLGGVPPMAGFFGKLYVFMAAIEAQLYVLAVIGVLTSVISLFYYLRIVKVMWFDDLMETIERPARASALVIGGTALFVFPVFYVFSEGILNGAAAAASTLFLR from the coding sequence ATGGTCGCCATTCCAGATTTCCTGCCGGCCCTGCCGGAGATGTTCCTGGCCTGCGCGGCCATGGCGCTCCTCATGCTGGGCGTCTTCCGCGGCGCGGACAGCACGCGGCTGGTCTCGTGGCTGGCCGTGGGCGCGGCCCTGGTCGCCGGCGTGCTGGTGCTGGCCGCGTCGGGCGACCGGGCGGTGACTTTCGCCGGCATGTTCATCGCCGACGACTTCGCCGTCTTCGCCAAGGTGCTGATCCTGACGGCCACGGCCCTGACTGTGGTGCTCTCGGTCAACTACCTGGAGCGGGAGCAGATGGACCGCTTCGAGTATCCGGTCCTGATGCTGCTCGCCACCGTCGGCATGATGCTGATGGTATCGGCGAACGACCTCATCTCGCTCTATGTCGGGCTGGAGCTTCAGTCCCTGTCGCTCTACGTGATCGCCGCCTTCCGGCGCGACTATGCCAAGTCGTCGGAGGCGGGGCTCAAGTACTTCCTCCTGGGCTCGCTCTCCTCCTGCATCCTGCTCTACGGCGCCAGCCTGATCTACGGCTTCTCGGGCACGACGAACTTCGAGCGTCTGGCGGTGATGTTCTCCTCCGACGTGCCGGCCGCGACCGGCGTGGTCGTCGGTCTGGTCTTCGTCGCCGCGGGTCTGGCCTTCAAGATCTCCGCCGTGCCGTTCCACATGTGGACCCCCGACGTCTATGAGGGCGCGCCGACCTCCGTCACCGCCTTCTTCGCCGTGGCCCCCAAGGTGGCGGCACTCGCCCTGTTCGTCCGGGTGCTGGTCGATCCGTTCGGGGAACTGCTGGCCCAGTGGCAGCAGGTGGTCTGGTTCTCCGCCGTCGCCAGCATGCTGCTCGGCTCCCTGGCGGCGATCCAGCAGCGCAACATCAAGCGCATGATGGCCTACAGCTCCATCGGCCATATCGGCTACGCGCTGGTCGGCCTTGCCGCCGGCACGGAGGAGGGGGTGCGCGGCGTGCTGATCTATCTGGCGATCTATCTCGCCATGAATGTCGGCACCTTCGCGGTCATCCTGTCCATGCGCGTGAACGGCCGCATGGTGGAGAACATCGACGATCTGTCGGGCCTGTCCAGGAGCCATCCCATGATGGCGCTGGCCATGGCGTTCTTCATGTTCAGCCTGGGCGGCGTGCCGCCGATGGCCGGCTTCTTCGGCAAGCTCTATGTCTTCATGGCGGCGATCGAGGCGCAGCTCTACGTGCTGGCCGTGATCGGCGTGCTGACCAGTGTCATCAGCCTCTTCTACTATCTGCGGATCGTGAAGGTGATGTGGTTCGACGACCTGATGGAGACGATCGAGCGTCCGGCCCGCGCCTCGGCGCTGGTGATCGGCGGCACCGCCCTGTTCGTCTTCCCGGTCTTCTACGTGTTCTCCGAGGGCATCCTGAACGGGGCCGCCGCGGCCGCGTCCACGCTGTTTCTGAGGTGA
- a CDS encoding NADH-quinone oxidoreductase subunit M, with protein MADWPILTITTFLPLVGALSILMIRGEQELVDRNAKAVALWTSLITFVISLFILANFDPSNPGFQMMEEYRWIPSFNIAYIKGVDGISIWFVLASTFLTPICVLASWTTIDKRVKEFMIALLVLETMMVGMFTALDFVLFYLFFEGVLLPMFLIIGVWGGPGRIYAAYKFFLYTFIGSVLMLLAILAMYLVAGTMDMRVMVDHPFASTLQLWLWVGFFIAFAVKTPIWPLHTWLPFAHVEAPTAGSVMLAGVMLKMGGYGLIRVNVQMLPEATFFFTDFVFVLSVVAIIYTSLVALAQTDMKKMIAYSSVAHMGYVTMGIFTMTQQGLDGAIFQMLSHTIVSAALFLCIGFAYAQLHTREIVKYGGMAQNLPRYAFVFMVFMLASVGLPGTSGFVGEFLTMLGAFQVNTWVAMFAATGLVLGAAYMLLLYRRLFFGKLDKDGVKAMRDLRWTDTAYFAPLVAIVLIMGVFPASFKDVYAPTVEKVLLDHQASLKAAGLIDDEPGTQVADRTPTSGN; from the coding sequence ATGGCTGACTGGCCGATCCTGACGATCACGACGTTCCTTCCGCTCGTCGGTGCATTGTCCATCCTGATGATCCGCGGCGAGCAGGAGCTGGTGGACCGGAACGCGAAGGCGGTGGCGCTCTGGACGTCGCTGATCACCTTCGTGATCTCGCTCTTCATCCTGGCCAACTTCGACCCGTCCAACCCGGGCTTCCAGATGATGGAGGAGTATCGCTGGATACCCTCCTTCAACATCGCCTACATCAAGGGCGTGGACGGCATCTCCATCTGGTTCGTGCTCGCCTCCACCTTCCTGACGCCGATCTGCGTGCTCGCCTCCTGGACCACCATCGACAAGCGGGTCAAGGAGTTCATGATCGCGCTGCTGGTGCTTGAGACCATGATGGTCGGCATGTTCACGGCGCTGGACTTCGTCCTCTTCTACCTGTTCTTCGAGGGCGTGCTGCTGCCGATGTTCCTGATCATCGGCGTCTGGGGCGGGCCGGGGCGGATCTACGCCGCCTACAAGTTCTTCCTCTACACCTTCATCGGCTCGGTGCTGATGCTGCTGGCCATCCTGGCCATGTACCTGGTCGCCGGAACGATGGACATGCGGGTGATGGTGGACCATCCGTTCGCCTCCACCTTGCAGCTCTGGCTCTGGGTCGGCTTCTTCATCGCCTTCGCCGTGAAGACGCCGATCTGGCCGCTGCACACCTGGCTGCCCTTCGCCCACGTCGAAGCGCCGACCGCCGGGTCGGTGATGCTGGCCGGCGTCATGCTGAAGATGGGCGGCTACGGTCTGATCCGGGTGAACGTGCAGATGCTGCCGGAGGCGACCTTCTTCTTCACGGACTTCGTGTTCGTGCTGTCGGTGGTGGCGATCATCTACACCTCGCTGGTGGCGCTGGCGCAGACCGACATGAAGAAGATGATCGCCTACAGCTCCGTGGCGCACATGGGCTACGTGACCATGGGCATCTTCACCATGACCCAGCAGGGGCTGGACGGCGCCATCTTCCAGATGCTGAGCCACACCATCGTGTCGGCCGCGCTGTTCCTGTGCATTGGCTTCGCCTACGCCCAGCTCCACACCCGCGAGATCGTGAAGTATGGCGGCATGGCGCAGAACCTGCCGCGCTACGCCTTCGTCTTCATGGTGTTCATGCTGGCCTCCGTGGGCCTGCCCGGCACCAGCGGCTTCGTGGGCGAGTTCCTGACCATGCTCGGCGCCTTCCAGGTCAACACCTGGGTGGCGATGTTCGCCGCCACCGGCCTCGTGCTGGGGGCCGCCTACATGCTGCTGCTGTACCGGCGGCTCTTCTTCGGCAAGCTGGACAAGGACGGCGTGAAGGCGATGCGGGATCTGCGCTGGACCGATACCGCCTATTTCGCGCCCCTGGTCGCCATCGTGCTGATCATGGGCGTCTTCCCCGCCAGCTTCAAAGACGTCTACGCGCCGACGGTCGAGAAGGTGCTGCTCGACCATCAGGCGTCGCTGAAGGCCGCCGGCCTGATCGACGACGAACCCGGCACCCAGGTCGCCGACCGCACCCCGACGAGCGGAAACTGA
- the nuoL gene encoding NADH-quinone oxidoreductase subunit L has translation MEIAAVFLPLLGAFVAGFFGRFIGDRGAQIVTCTLMLIAAVLSCILFVEVGFSGPEATRTITLFTWIDSGSFEVDWALRIDALTAVMLVVVNVVSAMVHVYSVGYMSHDPSKARFMSYLSLFTFMMLMLVTADNLVQMFFGWEGVGLASYLLINFWYEKKSANDASMKAFLVNRVGDFGFALGIMAVFFLFGSVEFDAIFTAAPQQANATFNFLGFEVHALTAVCVLLFIGAMGKSAQLGLHTWLPDAMEGPTPVSALIHAATMVTAGVFMLARMSPLFEYAPGALAFVTVVGGLTAFIAATIGLTQFDIKRVIAYSTMSQLGYMFFAIGVGAYPAAIFHLMTHAFFKALLFLGAGSVIHAMSGEQDMRNMGGIWRLIPVTYGLMWIGNLALAGIIPFAGYYSKDMILEVAYADHSWYGTLAFWLGLAAALMTAFYSWRLLFLTFHGQPRANEKVMAHVHESPQVMLVPLYVLAVGAVAAGFVAYPWFVGHDMAHFWGGSILMLPDVHGETIIDAAHHVPGWVPLAPLGMGVLGIALAYLFYIVRPDLPAKTVAAVRLLHGIVFRKYYFDELYDAVFVKPAQSLGRGLWKGGDEAVIDGLGPDGLAAVTRQLAAGASRLQTGYVFHYAFVMVIGLVVLVGWFFLVR, from the coding sequence ATGGAGATCGCAGCCGTATTCCTGCCGCTGCTCGGCGCCTTCGTCGCCGGGTTCTTCGGCCGCTTCATCGGGGACAGGGGGGCGCAGATCGTCACCTGCACCCTGATGCTGATCGCCGCCGTCCTGTCCTGCATCCTGTTCGTGGAGGTGGGGTTCAGCGGGCCGGAGGCGACGCGGACCATCACCCTGTTCACCTGGATCGACAGTGGCAGCTTCGAGGTGGACTGGGCCCTGCGCATCGACGCGCTGACCGCCGTCATGCTGGTGGTGGTCAACGTCGTGTCCGCCATGGTCCATGTCTATTCGGTCGGGTACATGAGCCATGACCCGTCCAAGGCGCGGTTCATGTCCTACCTCAGCCTGTTCACCTTCATGATGCTCATGCTGGTGACGGCGGACAATCTGGTGCAGATGTTCTTCGGCTGGGAGGGCGTGGGCCTCGCCTCCTACCTGCTGATCAACTTCTGGTACGAGAAGAAGAGCGCCAACGACGCCTCGATGAAGGCGTTCCTGGTCAACCGTGTGGGCGATTTCGGCTTCGCCCTGGGCATCATGGCGGTGTTCTTCCTCTTCGGCAGCGTGGAGTTCGACGCGATCTTCACGGCGGCGCCGCAGCAGGCGAACGCGACCTTCAACTTCCTGGGCTTCGAGGTCCACGCCCTGACCGCGGTCTGCGTGCTGCTGTTCATCGGCGCCATGGGCAAGTCGGCCCAGCTCGGCCTGCACACCTGGCTGCCGGACGCGATGGAGGGGCCGACGCCCGTCTCCGCGCTGATCCACGCCGCCACCATGGTGACCGCCGGCGTCTTCATGCTGGCACGGATGAGCCCGCTGTTCGAATACGCGCCGGGCGCGCTGGCCTTCGTCACCGTGGTGGGCGGGCTGACCGCCTTCATCGCGGCGACCATCGGCCTGACCCAGTTCGACATCAAGCGGGTCATCGCCTATTCGACCATGAGCCAGCTCGGCTACATGTTCTTCGCCATCGGCGTCGGCGCCTATCCGGCGGCAATCTTCCACCTGATGACGCACGCCTTCTTCAAGGCGCTGCTGTTCCTGGGGGCCGGCTCGGTGATCCATGCCATGTCGGGCGAGCAGGACATGCGGAACATGGGCGGCATCTGGCGCCTGATCCCGGTCACCTACGGCCTGATGTGGATCGGCAATCTGGCGCTGGCGGGCATCATCCCGTTCGCCGGCTACTACTCCAAGGACATGATCCTGGAGGTCGCCTATGCCGACCATAGCTGGTACGGCACCCTGGCCTTCTGGCTGGGGCTGGCGGCCGCGCTGATGACGGCCTTCTACTCCTGGCGCCTGCTGTTCCTGACCTTCCACGGCCAGCCGCGGGCGAACGAGAAGGTGATGGCCCACGTCCATGAGAGCCCGCAGGTCATGCTGGTGCCGCTCTACGTGCTTGCGGTCGGCGCCGTCGCCGCCGGTTTCGTGGCCTATCCCTGGTTCGTCGGGCACGACATGGCCCACTTCTGGGGGGGCAGCATCCTGATGCTGCCGGACGTCCACGGCGAGACGATCATCGACGCGGCCCACCATGTGCCGGGATGGGTGCCGCTGGCACCGCTGGGCATGGGGGTGCTGGGCATCGCGCTCGCCTACCTGTTCTACATCGTCAGGCCGGACCTGCCGGCGAAGACGGTGGCGGCCGTGCGGCTGCTGCACGGGATCGTCTTCCGCAAGTACTACTTCGACGAGCTGTACGACGCCGTCTTCGTGAAGCCGGCGCAGTCTCTGGGCCGCGGCCTCTGGAAGGGTGGCGACGAGGCGGTGATCGACGGTCTCGGCCCGGACGGGCTGGCCGCCGTGACCCGGCAGCTCGCGGCCGGCGCCAGCCGGCTGCAGACGGGCTACGTGTTCCACTATGCCTTTGTGATGGTGATCGGCCTTGTCGTGCTGGTCGGTTGGTTCTTCCTGGTGCGCTGA